A region of the Leeuwenhoekiella sp. MAR_2009_132 genome:
CAAATGGTGGTTTATTGATTTCACAAAATGGCAGAGTTGAACTGGCTAACTGGGAATATTTAGGGAACAATTCTTTATTGATCCATAGGAAATCAGAAATATATTTATTTAAACATGGTTTCTTTGATGAGAACTTACTTGCCTTGCAAGTAGATGGGAGTAAATGAATATGCTTTTTTAATTAATGAAAATAAATATGATGGAGAAATAAATTCAATAGAAAAGGTTCTTGATTTTCTAACAAGTAATTACCTTGAAAACAGAACAGCTTCAAAAATTAATATCATTAACGATAGCCATAAATCTGGAATGGTCAAGTTAGAGGAAATAGGATTTAATATAGTTAAATTAAAAACAGATTTTGGTGTATTAAAAATTAAAACTAAGCTTGATAAAGGATTTACTCGAGGGGATGAAGCATATAATATTGCAGGGGAAAAGGCTAAAGACGGCAAATATATTATTGGTTGGCCAGCTATGTGGAACTATATTATTATAAAAGATGGAAAGGTTGATATACTTTAATCATCAAATAAGGATCATTCCTAATAAGTAGTAGCCTTCTATAATAGTCATTTTATAAAATATATTGACCTAAAAATCAATTATTGAATTTAGGATCAAGATGAAAGACAACAAACCTCCCTGCACAAAAAAAGAGTGCCAAAAAGTAAGTTTTGAACTCAAATTAATGATCATTGACCAAATCCAGAATGGTCAAATCTCCGTTAACCACGCTGCCAAATCCTATAACGTTTCAAGATCTTCTATTGACTATTGGCTAAAAAAATACAGTACCATAGAACAAAAGAAACGAGGTATGAGTGAACAAGATGAAATATAAAAGCTAAAAGTGAAGAACTGGAGTTTGTAAAAGAATTTCAAAGGGATTACATCGCTAATCTCGAGAATTTATCAGGACTCGATCTAGCAAAAAGGCATTGCCCGAAGCATTAGCCAAAGAGATAGAAAAATGCAAAAGAGACCTTTTAAAATGAATGGGTCTACCAATGTTTCGGGATATCTAAACAAGCTTTTTACAAGCGTCTGGCAATACATCAAAAGTCTAACCAGCAAGAACAAGCTATACTTAACCTTGTTGAACAGGTCAGAAAGGAAATGCCAAAAACGGGCAGTTTAAAGCTGTATAAATCAATCAAGCCGGCTCTTGTTGAAAAGAATATTAAAATGGGCAGAGATCGCTTCTATCTACTTCTTAGAAGACATCGCCTGCTCATACCCAAAACCAAAAGAGCACACATCACAACAAACTCAAAACATCACTTTTATAAATATCCAAATCTAGTTAAGGACTTCATTCCTACAGCTGCAGAGCAGCTGCAGAGCAGCTGTAGGTAAGTGATGGTGGTAATGCATATCTTGCGCTGGTAACAGACGCCTATTCTAAAAAAATAATGGGTTACAAAATCGATGATCATATGAAAACGAGCCTCTGTATTGATGCGCTCAAAATGGCTTTAAAACAAAGAAAATACCCCCACCAAAAGCTCATTCATCACTCTGACCGCGGTCT
Encoded here:
- a CDS encoding helix-turn-helix domain-containing protein, with product MKDNKPPCTKKECQKVSFELKLMIIDQIQNGQISVNHAAKSYNVSRSSIDYWLKKYSTIEQKKRGMSEQDEI